From Amycolatopsis sp. cg9, one genomic window encodes:
- a CDS encoding Asp/Glu/hydantoin racemase: MDFDFLAFEGPLAQRGIGVIAPFDLALERELWRWVPMEVSLHLARTPYEPVPVSMEMARLVSDSHHLASATRDVLHVEPEVVAYLCTSGSFVNGVDYERSLTKAICDAGAPDAVTTSGALAEVLHQLDLHRVSVLTPYDGDLTKALHDFLGELNVETVASDHLGLGGGIWKVSYRTIAERILAADHGEAEAIFVSCTNLPTYDLIEPLETALGKPVLTANQLTMWACLRRMGLPIVGPGKWLRDVS, translated from the coding sequence TTGGATTTCGACTTCCTGGCGTTCGAAGGCCCGCTCGCCCAGCGGGGCATCGGCGTGATCGCCCCCTTCGACCTCGCGCTGGAGCGCGAGCTCTGGCGGTGGGTCCCGATGGAGGTGTCCCTCCACCTCGCCCGCACGCCCTACGAGCCGGTGCCGGTCAGCATGGAGATGGCCCGCCTCGTCAGCGACAGCCACCACCTGGCCAGCGCCACCCGCGACGTCCTGCACGTCGAGCCCGAGGTCGTCGCGTACCTCTGCACGTCCGGCAGCTTCGTCAACGGCGTCGACTACGAGCGCTCGCTGACGAAGGCGATCTGCGACGCCGGCGCGCCGGACGCCGTCACGACCTCGGGCGCGCTGGCCGAGGTGCTGCACCAGCTCGACCTCCACCGCGTGTCGGTGCTTACGCCGTACGACGGCGACCTCACCAAGGCCCTGCACGACTTCCTCGGCGAGCTGAACGTCGAGACCGTCGCCAGCGACCACCTCGGGCTCGGCGGCGGCATCTGGAAGGTCAGCTACCGGACCATCGCGGAGCGCATCCTCGCCGCTGACCACGGCGAAGCCGAGGCGATCTTCGTCAGCTGCACCAACCTCCCCACCTACGACCTGATCGAGCCGCTGGAGACCGCGCTCGGCAAGCCGGTGCTCACCGCCAACCAGCTGACGATGTGGGCGTGCCTGCGGCGCATGGGCCTCCCCATCGTCGGCCCCGGGAAGTGGCTTCGTGACGTGTCGTGA
- a CDS encoding maleate cis-trans isomerase, translating into MTTIGFIYPDHAAEDDYPLAEQLLGGMAADEGDIRLAVEHIYGTDKHAVAELLDLGSESRLADGAALLKKHEPDAIIWACTSGSFVYGWDGARDQADRLSAVAGVPASSTSFAFVHAARALDVKRVAVAASYPDDIARLFVDFLKAGGIEVVSMASADIITAAEVGAMPPEAVVELAVRHDHPAADAVLVPDTAMRTLGEINAIEAALKKPVLTANQVTVWEGLRLTGRHRLVRSLGALFRHLPDGGA; encoded by the coding sequence GTGACCACCATCGGCTTCATCTACCCCGACCACGCGGCCGAAGACGACTACCCGCTGGCCGAGCAGCTGCTCGGCGGGATGGCCGCCGACGAGGGCGACATCCGGCTCGCGGTCGAGCACATCTACGGCACCGACAAGCACGCGGTGGCGGAACTGCTCGACCTCGGCAGCGAAAGCCGCCTCGCCGATGGCGCCGCGCTGCTCAAGAAGCACGAGCCCGACGCGATCATCTGGGCCTGCACGAGCGGCAGCTTCGTCTACGGCTGGGACGGCGCCCGCGACCAGGCCGACCGCCTGTCCGCCGTCGCCGGGGTTCCGGCCTCCAGCACCTCCTTCGCGTTCGTGCACGCCGCGCGCGCCCTGGACGTCAAGCGTGTCGCCGTGGCCGCCAGCTACCCGGACGACATCGCCCGGCTGTTCGTCGACTTCCTCAAGGCCGGCGGCATCGAGGTCGTCTCGATGGCGAGCGCGGACATCATCACGGCGGCCGAGGTCGGCGCCATGCCCCCGGAGGCCGTCGTGGAGCTCGCCGTGCGCCACGACCACCCGGCTGCCGACGCCGTTCTCGTGCCGGACACCGCCATGCGCACCCTCGGCGAGATCAACGCCATCGAAGCCGCGCTGAAGAAGCCCGTGCTGACCGCCAACCAGGTCACGGTGTGGGAGGGGCTGCGCCTGACCGGGCGGCACCGCCTCGTCCGCTCGCTCGGCGCCCTCTTCCGGCACCTGCCGGACGGGGGCGCCTGA
- a CDS encoding GntR family transcriptional regulator encodes MALPPGMLPEIEPVSRESTAAVIARQLRDAIMTGALPPGTQLGETELAARFQVSRGPLREAMQHLVSEGLLRSERHRGLFVIDLEPGDVYDIYAARTAIERAAMLRALRGGDRDRIADLLEHTVAEMATAASEDDPNALSTADLKFHEALIGASGSKRLVRMARTLLIETRMCLTALQSTYQRVEERVEEHTKLIQALRDGDEETALALLEAHMEDAVQRLAPGTSLRDGHAPPVPGNA; translated from the coding sequence ATGGCCCTGCCGCCGGGCATGCTGCCCGAGATCGAGCCGGTCAGCCGCGAGTCGACGGCCGCCGTCATCGCTCGTCAGCTGCGTGACGCGATCATGACCGGCGCCCTCCCGCCCGGCACCCAGCTCGGCGAGACCGAGCTGGCCGCACGGTTCCAGGTGTCACGGGGGCCGCTCCGGGAGGCCATGCAGCATCTGGTCTCCGAGGGACTCCTGCGCAGCGAGCGGCACCGCGGGCTGTTCGTGATCGACCTCGAGCCCGGGGACGTCTACGACATCTATGCAGCTCGAACGGCGATCGAACGCGCCGCCATGCTTCGCGCCCTGCGGGGCGGGGACCGTGACCGGATCGCGGACCTGCTCGAACACACCGTCGCGGAGATGGCGACCGCCGCGAGTGAAGACGATCCGAACGCGCTCTCCACCGCGGACCTCAAGTTCCACGAGGCCCTCATCGGCGCTTCGGGCAGCAAGCGGCTCGTCCGGATGGCCCGGACGCTCCTCATCGAGACGCGGATGTGCCTCACCGCGCTGCAAAGCACGTACCAGCGGGTCGAAGAACGCGTGGAAGAGCACACGAAGCTCATCCAGGCGCTGCGGGACGGCGACGAGGAGACCGCGCTGGCGCTCCTCGAGGCGCACATGGAGGACGCGGTGCAGCGGCTCGCGCCCGGCACCAGCCTCCGGGACGGGCACGCGCCGCCGGTACCGGGAAACGCGTGA
- a CDS encoding DUF4262 domain-containing protein, translating into MCWQCENPDRPQSDYLAMLQEKVADRGWLVQGVEGNELYPPWAYTIGLSGYGLPELVTTGLPLEEAAELLNDLASHALHASPPEPGERIPLRDGPLVEVVPLTEPSAHLVFAVALYGPEIRALQLVHADEHGRWPWSPDFRDGRGGQPVLGVRRAG; encoded by the coding sequence ATGTGCTGGCAATGCGAAAACCCGGATCGGCCACAGTCCGACTACCTGGCGATGCTCCAGGAGAAGGTGGCCGATCGGGGCTGGCTCGTGCAAGGCGTGGAGGGCAACGAGCTGTATCCGCCGTGGGCCTACACGATCGGGCTCAGCGGGTACGGCCTGCCTGAACTGGTCACCACCGGCTTACCGCTCGAGGAAGCCGCCGAACTGCTCAACGACCTGGCGTCGCACGCACTGCACGCGTCGCCACCCGAGCCGGGGGAACGCATTCCGCTGCGGGACGGCCCGCTGGTCGAGGTCGTCCCGCTGACGGAGCCGTCGGCGCACCTGGTTTTCGCGGTCGCCTTGTACGGTCCGGAAATCCGTGCGCTGCAACTGGTCCACGCGGACGAGCACGGCCGCTGGCCGTGGTCACCCGACTTCCGCGACGGCCGGGGCGGCCAGCCGGTGCTGGGGGTGCGCCGTGCCGGCTGA
- a CDS encoding tartrate dehydrogenase, whose amino-acid sequence MTTYRLASIPGDGIGVDVTVEARKVLDRASALFGFSLEWTEFDWSCERYAQLGAMMPENGVAQLSAYDGILLGAVGFPGVPDHVSLWGLLIPLRRAFQQYVNLRPVRLLPGTTSVLAGRKAEELELVIVRENSEGEYSAIGGRHNAGRPDEFVLQESVFTRVGVERIIRYAFELARTRSSRVCSATKSNGLIHSMPFWDEIFAEVAAEFPDVHSEQMHVDALAARMVQAPDRLDVVVASNLFGDILSDLAAAITGGLGMAPSGNINPSGESPSMFEAVHGSAPDIAGQGIANPVAQILAAAMLVEHLGETVAAQAIRAAVDRVLDEGRVRTPDLGGTDTTERLGTAVAEALG is encoded by the coding sequence GTGACGACCTACCGCTTGGCGAGCATCCCCGGCGACGGGATCGGCGTGGACGTCACGGTCGAGGCCCGCAAGGTCCTCGACCGGGCGTCCGCGCTCTTCGGCTTTTCGCTGGAGTGGACCGAATTCGACTGGAGTTGCGAACGGTACGCGCAACTCGGCGCGATGATGCCGGAAAACGGTGTCGCGCAGCTCTCGGCGTACGACGGGATCCTGCTCGGCGCGGTCGGCTTCCCCGGCGTGCCGGACCACGTTTCGCTGTGGGGCCTGCTGATCCCGTTGCGGCGCGCGTTCCAGCAGTACGTCAACCTGCGCCCGGTGCGGCTGCTGCCGGGCACGACGTCCGTGCTGGCCGGGCGGAAGGCCGAGGAGCTGGAGCTGGTCATCGTCCGCGAGAACTCCGAAGGGGAGTACTCCGCGATCGGCGGGCGGCACAACGCCGGGCGGCCGGACGAATTCGTGCTGCAGGAGTCGGTTTTCACGCGGGTCGGTGTCGAACGGATCATCCGGTACGCCTTCGAGCTGGCGCGTACGCGGTCTTCGCGCGTCTGCTCGGCGACGAAGTCCAACGGCCTGATCCACTCGATGCCGTTCTGGGACGAGATCTTCGCCGAGGTCGCCGCCGAATTCCCGGATGTCCACAGTGAACAGATGCACGTGGACGCGCTGGCCGCGCGGATGGTCCAGGCACCGGATCGGCTCGACGTCGTGGTGGCGTCGAACCTCTTCGGCGACATCCTGAGCGATCTGGCGGCCGCGATCACGGGCGGCCTCGGCATGGCGCCGTCCGGCAACATCAACCCATCGGGTGAATCCCCGTCGATGTTCGAGGCGGTTCACGGGAGCGCTCCGGACATCGCCGGACAGGGGATCGCGAACCCCGTGGCGCAGATCCTGGCGGCCGCGATGCTGGTCGAACACCTGGGCGAAACCGTTGCCGCGCAAGCGATCCGCGCCGCCGTGGACCGCGTCCTCGACGAGGGCCGCGTGCGCACCCCCGACCTCGGCGGCACGGATACCACAGAACGGCTCGGCACGGCAGTGGCCGAAGCACTGGGCTGA
- a CDS encoding NAD-dependent succinate-semialdehyde dehydrogenase, translating to MSASTESGVVDAVGKELFIGGKWVAAESGKTFPVVDPATGKELCQVADASSADGLAALDAAVAAQSDFAKMAPRERGEILRRAYELLMKRQEELALLMTLEMGKPLAESKGEIAYAAEFFRWFAEEAVRIDGGFATAPNGVGRFLITKQPVGPTLLITPWNFPMAMGTRKIGPAIAAGCTSVIKPAAQTPLSMLALAGILAEAGLPEGVLNVITTSDSGGVMEPLIRDGRARKLSFTGSTGVGRKLLEQCADKILRTSMELGGNAPFLVFDDADMDAAIDGAMQAKMRNIGEACTAANRFYVQRGVVEEFSRRLTERMQALPMGRGTEKDVVVGPLIDDKAVDKVTELVKDATDRGARVLTGGAGVDGPGHFYQATVLTDVPQDARLTHEEIFGPVAPITPFDTEEEAVAKANDTEFGLVSYVFTSDLKRALRVSEALEAGMIGLNQGIVSNPAAPFGGIKASGLGREGGTVGIEEFLETKYIAVAL from the coding sequence ATGAGCGCGAGCACCGAGTCCGGCGTCGTCGACGCGGTCGGCAAGGAACTGTTCATCGGCGGCAAGTGGGTCGCCGCCGAGTCCGGGAAGACGTTCCCGGTGGTCGACCCGGCCACCGGCAAGGAGCTGTGCCAGGTCGCCGACGCCTCCTCGGCGGACGGCCTCGCCGCGCTGGACGCCGCCGTCGCCGCGCAATCGGACTTCGCGAAGATGGCGCCGCGGGAGCGCGGCGAGATCCTGCGCCGGGCGTACGAGCTGCTGATGAAGCGCCAGGAGGAACTCGCGCTGCTCATGACGCTCGAGATGGGCAAGCCGCTCGCCGAGTCGAAGGGCGAGATCGCCTACGCCGCGGAGTTCTTCCGCTGGTTCGCCGAGGAGGCCGTCCGCATCGACGGCGGCTTCGCGACCGCCCCGAACGGCGTGGGCCGGTTCCTCATCACGAAGCAGCCGGTCGGCCCGACGCTGCTGATCACGCCGTGGAACTTCCCGATGGCGATGGGCACCCGCAAGATCGGGCCGGCGATCGCCGCGGGCTGCACGTCGGTGATCAAGCCCGCCGCGCAGACGCCGCTGTCGATGCTCGCGCTGGCCGGCATCCTCGCCGAGGCCGGACTGCCCGAGGGCGTGCTCAACGTCATCACGACCAGCGACTCCGGCGGCGTGATGGAGCCCCTGATCCGCGACGGCCGGGCCCGCAAGCTTTCGTTCACCGGTTCCACCGGCGTCGGCCGCAAGCTGCTGGAGCAGTGCGCCGACAAGATCCTCCGCACGTCGATGGAGCTGGGCGGCAACGCGCCGTTCCTGGTCTTCGACGACGCGGACATGGACGCGGCCATCGACGGCGCGATGCAGGCGAAGATGCGCAACATCGGCGAGGCGTGCACCGCGGCAAACCGGTTCTACGTGCAGCGCGGCGTCGTCGAGGAGTTCTCGCGGCGGCTGACCGAGCGCATGCAGGCGCTGCCGATGGGCCGCGGCACCGAGAAGGACGTCGTCGTCGGCCCGCTGATCGACGACAAGGCCGTCGACAAGGTGACGGAGCTGGTCAAGGACGCCACCGACCGCGGCGCGCGGGTGCTCACCGGTGGTGCGGGCGTCGACGGGCCGGGGCACTTCTACCAAGCCACCGTGCTCACCGACGTCCCGCAGGACGCGCGGCTGACGCACGAGGAGATCTTCGGTCCGGTCGCGCCGATCACGCCGTTCGACACCGAGGAAGAGGCGGTGGCGAAGGCGAACGACACCGAGTTCGGTCTCGTTTCCTACGTCTTCACCAGCGACCTCAAGCGCGCGCTGCGCGTGTCCGAAGCGCTCGAAGCCGGCATGATCGGCCTGAACCAGGGCATCGTGTCGAACCCGGCGGCGCCGTTCGGCGGGATCAAGGCGTCCGGCCTCGGCCGCGAGGGCGGCACGGTCGGCATCGAGGAGTTCCTGGAGACCAAGTACATCGCGGTGGCCCTGTGA
- a CDS encoding aspartate aminotransferase family protein, which translates to MAQLSPLLKQATPVVVDHGEGVYLYDVDGKRHLDFTAGIGVTSTGHCHPHVVRAAQEQIGKLVHGQYTTVMHQPLLELTKRLGDVLPNGLDSLFYANSGSEAVEAALRLSRQATKRPNVIVMQGGFHGRTVAAASMTTSGTRFSAGIGPLMAGVHVAPFPYAYHYGWDEQTATKFALRELDYLFQTVSAPNETAAIFVEPVLGEGGYVPANTEFMAGLRERADRHGILLVLDEIQTGFGRTGKFWGHDHFDVSPDIVLIAKGLASGFPLSGIAASQELMAKAFPGSQGGTYGGNAVSCAAAIATLEVIQQENLVENAAERGRQLLEGARVIADKTPAIGEVRGLGLLVGSEFTTADGEPDAATAAAAQQTASKNGLLLLTCGPYMNVVRMVPPLVVNAEQVDDALRIWGEVVASVTGS; encoded by the coding sequence ATGGCCCAGCTATCTCCGCTGCTCAAGCAGGCAACGCCCGTCGTGGTCGACCACGGTGAAGGGGTTTACCTCTACGACGTCGACGGCAAACGCCACCTCGACTTCACCGCCGGCATCGGCGTCACGAGCACCGGGCACTGCCACCCGCACGTCGTGCGCGCGGCGCAGGAGCAGATCGGCAAGCTCGTCCACGGGCAGTACACGACAGTGATGCACCAGCCCCTGCTGGAACTGACCAAGCGCCTCGGCGACGTGCTCCCGAACGGACTGGACTCGCTCTTCTACGCGAACTCGGGCAGCGAAGCCGTCGAAGCGGCGTTGCGGCTCTCGCGGCAGGCGACGAAGCGCCCGAACGTCATCGTCATGCAGGGCGGCTTCCACGGCCGGACCGTCGCGGCGGCGTCGATGACGACGTCCGGGACGCGGTTCAGCGCCGGCATCGGACCGTTGATGGCCGGCGTGCACGTCGCGCCGTTCCCGTACGCCTACCACTACGGCTGGGACGAGCAGACCGCGACGAAGTTCGCGCTGCGCGAGCTGGACTACCTGTTCCAGACGGTCAGCGCCCCGAACGAGACCGCCGCGATCTTCGTCGAGCCGGTGCTCGGCGAGGGCGGGTACGTCCCGGCGAACACCGAGTTCATGGCGGGCCTGCGCGAGCGCGCCGACCGGCACGGCATCCTGCTCGTCCTCGACGAGATCCAGACCGGCTTCGGCCGCACCGGCAAGTTCTGGGGACACGACCACTTCGACGTCTCGCCCGACATCGTGCTCATCGCGAAGGGCCTGGCGAGTGGCTTCCCGCTGTCCGGCATCGCCGCTTCGCAGGAGCTGATGGCGAAGGCGTTCCCGGGTTCGCAGGGCGGGACGTACGGCGGGAACGCCGTCTCGTGCGCCGCGGCGATCGCGACGCTCGAGGTCATCCAGCAGGAGAACCTGGTGGAGAACGCCGCCGAGCGCGGGCGCCAGTTGCTCGAAGGCGCGCGGGTGATCGCGGACAAGACGCCGGCGATCGGCGAGGTGCGCGGGCTCGGCCTGCTGGTCGGCTCGGAGTTCACCACCGCCGACGGCGAGCCGGACGCCGCGACCGCGGCGGCCGCCCAGCAGACCGCGTCGAAGAACGGCCTGCTGCTGCTCACCTGCGGGCCGTACATGAACGTCGTCCGCATGGTGCCGCCGCTGGTCGTCAACGCCGAGCAGGTCGACGACGCGCTGCGCATCTGGGGCGAGGTCGTCGCGTCCGTCACGGGGAGCTGA
- a CDS encoding DUF3830 family protein translates to MARYITITLDKRGVSCRARLLDDEAPRTCRAVWDALPQSGSAYHAKYARNEVYTLVPPFAEPKPGRENPTITPIPGDVVYFGFEAWEIGNPAYGYDEDSEAHSDQGATDLAIFYGRNNLLINGDAGWVPGNVFATIEEGLAEMAAAAQDLWLRGVEGETLSFARA, encoded by the coding sequence ATGGCCCGGTACATCACGATCACCCTCGACAAGCGCGGGGTCTCCTGCCGGGCCCGGCTGCTCGACGACGAAGCGCCGCGGACGTGCCGCGCGGTGTGGGACGCGTTGCCGCAGAGCGGTTCCGCCTACCACGCGAAGTATGCGCGCAACGAGGTCTACACGCTCGTGCCGCCGTTCGCGGAGCCGAAGCCCGGACGCGAGAACCCGACGATCACGCCGATCCCGGGTGACGTCGTGTACTTCGGCTTCGAAGCCTGGGAGATCGGCAACCCGGCGTACGGCTACGACGAGGACAGCGAGGCGCACAGCGACCAGGGCGCGACCGACCTCGCGATCTTCTACGGGCGCAACAACCTGCTGATCAACGGCGACGCGGGCTGGGTGCCCGGCAACGTGTTCGCCACGATCGAGGAGGGCCTGGCCGAGATGGCGGCGGCCGCGCAGGACCTGTGGCTGCGGGGTGTGGAGGGCGAGACGCTCTCGTTCGCGCGAGCCTGA
- a CDS encoding aldo/keto reductase: protein MTLTHTFEDGFSVHRLGFGAMRLTEWDHARDGAEAVARRAAELGVTFFDTADAYDLGLNEELLARALHPYPGLLVATKCGHARPSRGEWVPLGRPEYLRQQAELSLRRLRVDRLELLQLHRLDPQVPLADQVGALARLREEGKVARIGLSEVSVAQLAEARAIAPIASVQNRYNLTDRASEDVLAYCEREGIAFVPWLPIARGDHATAGGVLGKVAAGLGATPAQVSLAWLLRRSPVVIPIPGTSSIGHLEENCGAAEIELFDADFARLEELA from the coding sequence ATGACCTTGACGCACACCTTCGAAGACGGCTTTTCCGTGCACCGCCTCGGTTTCGGTGCCATGCGGCTCACCGAGTGGGACCATGCGCGCGACGGCGCCGAAGCGGTCGCCCGCCGTGCGGCCGAACTCGGCGTGACGTTCTTCGACACCGCCGACGCCTACGACCTGGGCCTGAACGAAGAGCTGCTCGCCCGCGCCCTGCACCCGTACCCGGGGCTGCTCGTGGCGACGAAGTGCGGGCACGCGCGTCCGAGCCGGGGCGAGTGGGTGCCGCTCGGCCGGCCCGAATACCTGCGGCAGCAGGCCGAACTTTCGCTGCGACGCCTGCGTGTCGACCGCCTCGAGCTGCTGCAGCTGCACCGGCTCGACCCGCAGGTGCCGCTGGCCGACCAGGTCGGCGCACTTGCTCGGCTGCGGGAGGAGGGCAAGGTGGCCCGGATCGGGTTGTCCGAAGTGAGCGTCGCGCAGCTGGCCGAGGCGCGGGCCATCGCGCCGATCGCCAGCGTGCAGAACCGCTACAACCTCACCGACCGCGCGTCCGAAGACGTCCTCGCCTACTGCGAGCGCGAGGGGATCGCGTTCGTGCCGTGGCTGCCGATCGCCCGCGGTGACCACGCGACGGCCGGCGGAGTGCTCGGAAAGGTCGCGGCCGGACTCGGCGCGACACCCGCCCAGGTGTCCCTCGCCTGGTTGCTGCGCCGTTCGCCGGTGGTGATCCCCATTCCCGGTACGTCGTCGATCGGGCACCTCGAAGAAAACTGCGGCGCCGCGGAAATCGAGCTTTTCGACGCCGATTTCGCGCGACTCGAAGAGCTGGCGTGA
- a CDS encoding FAD-binding oxidoreductase — MGDVAARLAGIVGDKNLLTGEAISEDYAHDEALTAKPQKPAYVAKPATAEEVAELLKAASKDNVPVTARGSGSGLSGAARPREDGLLISFERMNAVLEVDTGNHVAVVQPGVTLAELDAKTAEAGLSYTVYPGELSASVGGNVGTNAGGMRAVKYGVTRNNVLGLQAVLPTGEILRTGGKTSKISTGYDLTQLIIGSEGTLALATEITVKLHPRLTHGATVLAPFGDFGQVMAAVPEILSSGLGPHILEYIDNLTMAAIVYNEKLELGVPDKIRETSEAYLVVALENRESGRLAEDVETVGELLGELGATDVYVLEGNAARKLIEAREKAFWTAKAAGADDVIDVVVPRTAMPQFISKARELAMAAGGGALGCGHAGDGNVHLGIFCKDAAKRKQLLTDIFAYAMELGGAISGEHGLGRTKASYHQELEDPAKIELMRRIKQSFDPAGILNPGVLFPEGTA; from the coding sequence ATGGGCGACGTGGCGGCACGGCTGGCCGGGATCGTCGGGGACAAGAACCTGCTCACGGGCGAGGCGATCTCCGAGGACTACGCGCACGACGAGGCACTGACGGCGAAGCCGCAGAAGCCCGCGTACGTCGCGAAGCCGGCAACCGCCGAGGAAGTCGCGGAGCTGCTGAAAGCGGCTTCGAAGGACAACGTCCCCGTGACCGCGCGCGGCTCCGGGAGCGGCCTGTCCGGCGCCGCACGACCTCGCGAAGACGGACTGCTGATCTCGTTCGAGCGCATGAACGCCGTCCTGGAGGTCGACACCGGCAACCACGTCGCCGTCGTGCAGCCCGGCGTCACGCTCGCCGAGCTCGACGCCAAGACCGCCGAAGCCGGTCTGAGCTACACCGTCTACCCCGGCGAGCTGAGCGCGAGCGTCGGCGGGAACGTCGGGACCAACGCCGGCGGGATGCGCGCGGTGAAGTACGGCGTCACCCGCAACAACGTGCTGGGCCTGCAGGCCGTCCTGCCAACCGGCGAGATCCTCCGGACCGGCGGCAAGACGTCGAAGATCTCCACCGGCTACGACCTCACGCAGCTGATCATCGGCTCCGAAGGCACCCTCGCGCTGGCCACCGAGATCACCGTCAAGCTGCACCCGCGGCTGACCCACGGCGCCACCGTGCTCGCCCCCTTCGGCGACTTCGGGCAGGTCATGGCCGCCGTGCCGGAGATCCTCTCCAGCGGGCTCGGACCGCACATCCTCGAGTACATCGACAACCTGACGATGGCGGCGATCGTCTACAACGAGAAGCTCGAGCTGGGCGTGCCGGACAAGATCCGCGAGACCAGCGAGGCCTACCTCGTCGTCGCGCTGGAGAACCGCGAGAGCGGACGCCTGGCCGAGGACGTCGAGACGGTCGGCGAGCTGCTCGGCGAACTCGGCGCCACCGACGTCTACGTCCTCGAAGGCAACGCCGCGCGCAAGCTCATCGAAGCCCGCGAGAAGGCGTTCTGGACCGCGAAGGCGGCCGGCGCCGACGACGTGATCGACGTCGTCGTGCCGCGGACCGCGATGCCGCAGTTCATCTCGAAGGCCCGGGAGCTGGCGATGGCCGCGGGCGGCGGCGCGCTCGGCTGCGGGCACGCCGGCGACGGCAACGTCCACCTCGGGATCTTCTGCAAGGACGCGGCCAAGCGGAAGCAGCTGCTCACCGACATCTTCGCGTACGCGATGGAACTCGGCGGCGCGATCTCCGGCGAGCACGGCCTCGGCCGCACCAAGGCGAGCTACCACCAGGAACTCGAAGACCCGGCGAAGATCGAGCTGATGCGCCGGATCAAGCAGAGCTTCGACCCCGCCGGGATCCTCAACCCCGGCGTTCTCTTCCCCGAAGGAACCGCATGA